The following are from one region of the Centropristis striata isolate RG_2023a ecotype Rhode Island chromosome 19, C.striata_1.0, whole genome shotgun sequence genome:
- the fbxw2 gene encoding F-box/WD repeat-containing protein 2 — MEKAAFEGWLESVSATFLTLNDQQRNQSLDQLISLSGAVQLRHLSNGLETLLKRDFLRLLPLELAFYLMHWLDPETLLTCCLVCKQWNKVINSCTEVWQGVCRELGWRIDESIQEAPHWKAVYLKAKLRMVQLQDQEAFETSSLIGHSARVYALYYKDGLLCTGSDDLSAKLWDVRTGQCIYGIQTHTCATVKFDEQKLVTGSFDNTIACWEWSTGAKIQQFRGHTGAVFSVDYNDELDVLVSGSADFSVKVWALSAGACLNTLTGHTEWVTKVILQKSEVESMVHSPGDYILLSADKYEIKIWPLGREINCKCLKTLSVSEDRSISLQPRLQFDGRYIVCSSDLGVYQWDFASFEILRVIKTQDPANLSLLSYGEVFALLFDNHFLYVMDLRTEAISGRWPLPAYRKSKRGSSFLAGVTGWLNGLDGDNDSGLVFATSMPDHSIHLVLWKENG, encoded by the exons ATGGAGAAGGCAGCTTTTGAGGGGTGGCTGGAGTCTGTCTCCGCCACTTTCCTTACTCTAAATGACCAGCAGCGCAACCAGTCTCTGGACCAACTCATTTCTTTAAGTGGTGCTGTCCAGCTCCGTCATCTGTCTAATGGACTGGAGACACTGCTCAAGCGCGATTTCCTGCGCCTCCTTCCCCTGGAGCTGGCCTTCTACCTGATGCACTGGCTGGATCCTGAGACCCTGCTTACATGCTGCCTGGTCTGCAAACAGTGGAATAAG GTGATCAACTCGTGTACAGAGGTGTGGCAGGGTGTGTGTCGGGAGCTGGGCTGGAGGATCGATGAATCCATTCAAGAAGCGCCACACTGGAAGGCGGTCTACCTGAAGGCTAAACTACGTATGGTGCAGCTGCAGGATCAAGAGGCCTTTGAGACGTCATCTCTCATTGGCCACAGTGCTCGAGTATACGCCCTTTACTACAAGGACGGCCTCCTCTGCACAG GGTCTGATGACCTCTCTGCCAAATTATGGGATGTGCGTACCGGGCAGTGTATTTATGGAATTCAGACACACACCTGCGCCACAGTGAAATTTGACGAACAGAAGCTGGTGACCGGGTCCTTTGACAACACTATTGCATGCTGGGAGTGGAGCACGGGAGCTAAAATCCAGCAGTTCCGTGGCCACACAGGAGCAG TCTTCAGTGTGGACTACAACGATGAGCTGGACGTGCTGGTCAGCGGCTCTGCTGACTTCAGTGTGAAGGTGTGGGCTCTGTCTGCTGGAGCCTGTCTCAACACTCTGACTGGACACACTGAGTGGGTCACCAAG GTGATACTTCAGAAAAGTGAAGTAGAATCTATGGTGCACAGTCCTGGTGATTATATTCTTCTAAGTGCTGATAAGTATGAAATTAAG ATCTGGCCTTTAGGGAGGGAAATTAATTGTAAGTGTTTGAAGACGCTGTCAGTTTCAGAGGACCGCAGCATCAGCCTTCAGCCTCGCTTGCAGTTTGATGGACGCTACATCGTCTGCAGCTCCGACCTCGGAGTTTATCAGTGGGACTTTGCCAGTTTTGAGATTCTCAG GGTGATAAAAACGCAGGACCCAGCTAACCTGTCCCTGCTCAGCTATGGCGAGGTGTTTGCTCTCCTTTTCGACAACCACTTCCTGTACGTGATGGACCTGAGGACAGAGGCTATCTCGGGCCGCTGGCCTCTACCGGCCTACAGAAAATCCAAACGAGGATCCAGCTTCCTGGCTGGTGTAACGGGCTGGCTCAATGGGCTGGACGGGGACAATGACTCTGGACTGGTGTTTGCCACCAGCATGCCTGATCATAGCATTCACTTAGTACTGTGGAAGGAGAACGGATAG